The proteins below come from a single Benincasa hispida cultivar B227 chromosome 4, ASM972705v1, whole genome shotgun sequence genomic window:
- the LOC120076303 gene encoding uncharacterized protein LOC120076303, with protein MPSYVKFLKDILANKRKIGKNEMVALTYECSALFQNNIPTKMKDPGSFTLSCSIGGKEVGNALCDLGASINLMPLSIFKKLNISNARPTTVTLQLADRSIMHPKGKIEYVFVQMNKFIFPADFIILDYEADIEVPIILGRSFLATGQALIDVQKGELTIRINDQQVKFNVLNALKYPGDMENCQYVGELQEEHWHESREESEEEDFGIGAMLEENCVAIQTEPDWHESREDPPMLELKALLVHLKYVYLGGNNTLPVIISASLSKEKEEALIQILKNNAKALGWTLVDIRGINPSYCMHKIRLEEGKIGSIER; from the coding sequence ATGCCGAGCTAtgtgaaattcctcaaggaCATACTTGCCAACAAGAGGAAGATCGGGAAGAATGAAATGGTCGCATTAACGTATGAGTGTAGTGCGCTCTTTCAGAACAACATCCCCACTAAAATGAAAGATCCAGGGAGTTTCACATTGTCGTGCTCAATAGGGGGAAAAGAAGTAGGAAATGCGCTGTGTGACTTAGGGGCAAGTATAAACCTGATGCCCTTGTCAATCTTCAAGAAGTTAAACATCAGCAATGCAAGACCCACCACAGTTACGTTGCAGTTGGCCGACAGATCAATAATGCATCCAAAgggaaaaatagaatatgtatTTGTGCAAATGAATAAATTCATCTTCCCTGCTGACTTTATCATATTGGATTATGAAGCTGACATTGAGGTGCCAATCATCTTGGGTCGCTCGTTTCTCGCAACAGGGCAAGCGCTGATCGACGTACAGAAAGGAGAACTGACCATAAGAATCAACGATCAACAAGTCAAGTTCAACGTTctcaatgcgttgaaatacCCAGGTGATATGGAAAACTGTCAGTATGTTGGAGAACTGCAGGAAGAACATTGGCACGAGTCTCGAGAAGAATCAGAGGAAGAAGACTTTGGGATTGGCGCAATGTTGGAGGAGAATTGCGTCGCAATACAAACTGAACCAGATTGGCACGAGTCTCGAGAAGACCCACCCATGTTGGAGTTGAAGGCGTTACTAGTGCACCTCAAATATGTTTACTTAGGAGGCAATAACACTTTACCAGTTATAATCTCTGCCTCCCTGAGCAAAGAAAAGGAGGAAGCACTTATTCAGATCCTTAAGAACAACGCAAAAGCTTTGGGATGGACCTTAGTGGACATTCGAGGGATCAACCCCTCGTATTGTATGCATAAGATTCgtcttgaagaaggaaaaataggaTCCATAGAGAGGTAG